The stretch of DNA tccctgtctgccctggctccgcatggctctCGGAAGCGGCGGTATGTCTGGCTCCTATGCTCAGGGAGGGCTAGGGAGGTTCCATGTGCTGCCCAAGctcacaggcaccgcccccacagctcccattggctgcagttcccggccaatgggaacttcgggggcagcacatggagcctccctggcccaccttgcgcctaggagccagacatgccaccgcttccaggagctgtgtggagccagggcaggcagggagcctgccttagccccgctgcgccactgaccagacttttaatggatGCTGGCAACCCTACCCTGTCTGCTTAGGGGAGTTGGATGTAGTTAGGTTAAGACTCTTGTTGTCACTTTTGACCATGTATTTCTCCGATAAGCCACTGTACCCCAACATTTTTCACTTGCACAATTTGTGCAGCCTGCATCCTCTCCTGTCACATGGTGAAGTCACATCATTAATATGAGGTCATGTGACCACAAGGCTCAGTTATTGCAGATCCCTCCTGCCAGGCCTTCTCTGGTACTTGGAACTCCTGCAGAATGCAATGGCACTTTAACTCAGTGATTTGAGACACCCTGGCCCATATAATGCAAAAAAGTGTGGAAACATCCCCCACGTGTTTTTCATGTTAGAACAGGAAAATCCCAAATCAAGCTAGGTCTGTACTATGCAGGGAGCTCTCAGATCAACTAAATACAGTTGGCTTAAACAAGTCCACGTTACATGAACGTGTAATTCATTTCTGTAGGGCAATGTCACTCTTTAACATTTATGGGAGAGTTTGGGCTCCCTCTTATGGTTACATTTAAACTTTAAaggcttttttcctttttccgCCCAACACAAGTATACTCAGTTTTTTAAAACTAACTCTACAGGAACAATATCATAAGTTATGAAAAATCTACTTAGCTCTTATGCAGAGGTCCTTTGTAGTCTGGAGAATGAAGTTCCTTGGCTTCCTTGTGTTTTGTCTGTATTAAAAATGGGATTGTCTATATATTCTATATCATCCTTTGCTTTCTGTGTCTCTAGGGATCTTGCCTTTGAGAAAGGATTGCAGCATTCTCCCAGAGTAGTTATTTTTCACGTCCAGGCCCATTTTCATTAGTGATGTTGAGCTCCCTGTTTGCACATGGAGCCGAGAACATATTTCTTAGCAAACGTTGGCTTTGTTCAAGTGTTTCAGATGGGCCGCAGCAAGTGACCtttctcccttttattttttccagttacCTGTATCTGGCAATTTGATTGACCTTTATGGCAACCAAGGCATGCCTCCTTCAGGACTGAACATCAGCAACTCGTGTCCAGCGAATCTTCCCAATATAAAAAGGGAGCTCACAGGTAAATGATCTTAAAACGTTATCACTTGAAATGATCTGACATGAGGATTTACTTTTTTAagagatgtttttgaaaattcagttATGCAAACGGAAATTTGGAGGTTCTCGATTCTCCACTTTGTGCATTTCCTAGCAGGCCTGTTAGCTTCCACTACACAGCACAAGAGGGGTGATGTTAACAATGGGGTTAGTTTCCTTTCCATAGATATGTAATCAGTTTGCTTTGTAACAAACAAGGACAGTACTATCATGCGTGGAAATCCAAGGATTTTCATAATCAACCTGCAGAGTAAAACCCTGTAGCATTTAAAAGATAGAAAGCTCTTTGCGTCTCTTACATAGCTACTCTCTAGATTGGATCTATTATATGCTTCTCCGGCTATAGGTGTAATAGCGACTTGAATGAACATGATGCTTCTCGAGAGACTTCATGGAGAAGAATATTGTATGTAATGACTCTGCCAGTGGGAGTGATTGTTAATGATAAGAAAATAATTTGTAATACTGTCAGACTAGGAATGTGGGATCTATAACAAGTGTTAGTTAACCCCTTGCTGCTGCGTTTAGGTGGTCAGGTATTGTGGAATGAATGGATATTTACTCATTTATAGCATAATAAATGTTAAGAATCTTCCAAGAATCTCATCACCTAAGTCGTAAAACAGCCTTTCCTTATATATGAACAGTGCTCTGGTCCCAAACATTTAGATGCATTAGGAAGTAATAGATTGATAAAATCACTTTCCATTGCACCTCCAAGGAAAagaacatatatttaaaaaagacaTGAGTTTAAAAAACAGCAACCCAAAAACCTATTCTACTGTTTAAAATACAGATGTATACAGAAGCAAACTGAAGTGAAGCTTTAAGACTCTGCGTGCATTTTAGAGAAGGGAAAGCTTGGATTCTTTGAGGCATTTCTCACTGTCTTAGTTTCACTTTCTTTTTGGGAATGAGGCAGAATAGCTGCTAACCACACTTGGGGGATAGCTCAGCCCACTTGTTAAGTACACCTTATGCACATGTAAAACTGGCTTCAAGCACGTGACCAATTCCTCTTAACAAGAGACATACTCTAAGGACGATCAGGTATTTGGGGACGCAACCTTCAGCGGACATGCCAGAGGCATAGTTTCTTGGCTGCCTACATTCTCACCTATTTGCTAGGTTGGCGTCCTGCAAACTCGCAAGCTAACTGAAGTAAACCACAAATGTTGGGCAGCAGCGAGCTTAAATGTACTCCTGGAACAGTTCTGCACGTGTTGACTCTTCTGGAGGGAGTCCTACCTCTTTGCCAGCGCCGAGGCATTGGCACTGTTTGCTTTCTGACATGTGGTCACGCCACACAAACAAAGCAATGCTTCTCTCAAGGCAGTTGTGGCTGCTAAAATGGTCGCTTGCCTTGGAAGGCCATTAGGATTGCAGTAGAGGTGTAGAGATTCTTAAAAAAGGTAGTCTGATTGCAGACCATAGCAACCAGGTGCAGGATGTTCCACAATGGTGGAAAGTTAGTTGAGCCTCTGGATGCAAGCTAAGCACACAGCCCGAGGGAATACATAGGAAACCAGCCTGACTGGCAGATGCACAGTACAAGGTTGTGTAAGACTTGGGatgtaaagcaaaaaaaaaaaatctgtgaatgaGGAATGCTCTTTCAGATGGGGTGTTAAGTCAAGATAAGAGTCAACCTAATTCCAGGCAGTCTCCCTGCCACAATCATCCCTTAGATGGGGGTGGTTCAGAGCAATCGTTTACATACTGTAAGAGCAGAGACGTCTAAATATGTGCTAGCAGGTCATATGCAGGGACTAGCTTCCGGTGTGTGGACAGTGCCTCCCATCTTGTGTGGTACCAGAATGCATATAAAAATATGGAAGCATCTGAagaatttccctttaaaaagcaATTGTCTTGCTGTCGTGTGGGATGGGGGAGTATCAGATCAAATCAGAAAGTAGTGTTTTCTTGAGGACATCAGTTGCTGTAAATGAGGATTTTGTTGTCCCCAGTGTGAACACAGAAACTGAATTCTGATCTCTGCATCCTCAGGGTAGAAAAGCCTTTTGTTCTCCCATAACTGAAGTCTGAAAGTACCCTAATAGTGagaaccaggggtgaaagtaagggggtACGGGCCGGGATGGCGTACTGGTAAAATGTAGCTGCCAGTACCGGCCCGTACCGCTGACTTTCAAAGCGCTGCCATGCCAGCGCTTTAACATCGcttgctgccccttttgcgcccccgGTTCGGCTGCCCTGCCGggtccctaccagcagggccaccaatggggggaggggagggggggcgcaaaaggggcagcgatgaCCCGGCAGGGCCTCCGATGCGGGGTGCAAAAAGGGTAGCGATATTAAAGctttaacatcgctgccccttttgcccccttccccccctagctgctgctggtggtggtgggggcaaaAGAAGTAGCTGTCCCGGGGCCGCAAtgtaaaagggcccagggctctggctgctgttaCTGTGTCAGCACCGGctggagccctggaccctttaaatcactgctggagccccaggcagtgCAGGCCAGGGAGCGCAGATGGACTGGCTGGGGGACACTGacctcgcccccacccccagccctaccccttccacctgaggctaTGCCCTTCCGGGGGGGCCAGAGCAGCCCTGTACCAGTAAGAGctgcattttactttcacccctggtgagAACATCATAGTCCCTTTTCTGTGTTCAGGAAAACACATCATGATGTTCTGTGGTAGAGCTGCTCCTTGTTTTGTATTGTGTTCCCATGTGATGAGAACAATTATTTGTACTGCAACAGGAATATGTGTAATTGCAGATTTAGAGTGTTTTTAAGCATATTTTTCACACCACCTTTCCTTGTGGGATTTAAACCCTTGGCTTGTCTGCACAGTAGGGCTGAGATGTTCAAATCCAGTGGAAGAATCTCTTCCTCTTTCTAGGTGGCTATGCACATGCCTCTGTAGAACTTTTGGGTTAACTTCTTCCCTGTTGTAAAACTCCCGTGCAGTCACTGTATTTTACTCGGGGATGAATTTCACCTATTGCTTCTAAAACTCCtgaagtgaaatttttttttctgtagtgctTGGATAATTCTTGCACGGCTGTGAGCATGTTGCGTCTTAGCATTGTGCTTCAGTACCTTGCTGAAATAGGTCCCTTCTCTTTTCTGAgtcttggtctacacttaaagttaggttgacctagcaATGTCAATCAGGGGTGCGAAAAAACACATCCCTGACTCAGTTATGATGACATAACCCCAATATAGGCACGGCTGTGTCAATGGAATAGTGCTTCCATCGGCGTAGTTATCATTTTGGGGAGGTGGGATTTCCACATggatggaaaaaccctttctgttTCTGTCAGCCtcctctacaccaggggttctcagacttttttttttttttttttttttttgctgagcctctttgaaaatatttcaggctctgatgatctcctcttcccccccgccccaaaaagtGATACCAAATTACTGTACATACTCATAGGAGCATTAAATGAAGCATGTAATCACTATCCCTGCAGTCAAAGGCACTGAAGCCTCTCAAAAAGTGTAAAACAAcaatatggtattgccacccttacgtctTGCAGCTGCTGTACCCGCCCCCCCCTTCCAGCTTCCCTCCCCCCGGCAATGTCCTCTGTTTGGGAACTTGAAGTATGGTAACCTGAGCAAAGGATCTAAAGGTTATCACAATATTTCTTGTGATCTGACGACCCCTATGCAATAGCTTTGTgatccccttttgggttgggaccaccagtttgagaaacgctagATGGGGTTAAGTCGGCAAAGCTGTGTTAGTATGGTCTCCGTAGTGAGGCCTATCCCTAGCGATAAGATAAATGATGTCAGAAATATGTATGTGCTTTATAAATTGCTGTGTTGGCGTCCTTGACTTTCCAAAATTCTAATGACTTCATTCACGTGCACAGCGTGTATTTTCCCTACAGAGTCAGAAGCAAGGGCGCTGGCTAAAGAGAGGCAGAAAAAAGACAATCACAACTTAAGTAAGTTTCATTATGCTTATATACAATATTTCCTTAATATTTTAGTTGATGGCCCACAGTGAGGAGTAAGGTACACAGAGGATTATTaaggatttaattatttttaaaaaggcattaaaGCTTTGGGTGGCTTACTGTGCAGTCTTTACACCACTTTGTTATTGGTTATAGCCACAGATGGAACATCTCAAATTCTCTCATATTGATTGCTTAAACCTGCTATtgaatttaaaacaatattttttaaaacaactattTGAGAACAGTTTTATAAACTTATGAGACTATGATCCAAATTCTGAATTCACAGTGGTTTCAcctgcaccagtgtaactgagaatagACTTTGGCCAGTTGCCTTTGACAAATACGCTATACAAAATTTTACCAGGAAAAAAATCTGTGGTTTAAATGAAAATGTACTGTATACAATCAAATCATATATCTCTTCTTTAAACTTGTGTGCATAAGTATAAGgatatctgtctgtctgtctgtctgtctgtctgtctgtctgtctgtctgtctgtctttaaaCTTGTGTGCATAAGTATAaggatgtctgtctgtctgtctgtctgtctgtctgtctgtctgtctgtctgtctgtctgtctgtctgtctgtctgtctgtctgtctgtctgtctgtctgtctgtctgtttttaaGGAGCATACTTTTATATTTACCACCATGAATACATGTGTTTTACTAACTTTAAAATTCTAAAAGGACACTTTAGGATCCTTTATATCATTTCTAAAAACAAGAAACAATCTCATGCCTCTAGTTAGAAAGCAAAACTCCCGACTGGTTTCAATAGCGACGTCTCCTTGATGGCACAGTATGGTTTAAGATTTTTAAATTGGATCATGCAGTGTTTTGAGGAAGTATGGCAAAGTACTTAAAGAATGAGACTGGGATTCAGAACCTTGGGTTATTTTCTGCCTTTCCACTGACAAACTGAATGTTTGTCAGTGCCTTGTATCACAAGTATGTTTATAAAGCTTAAGTGGTGTATCAAGTATTCATGTATATAAGTATAAAGCATGAAGTgtttttgaaatctttaaattaaAGGGATTGCATTCTGTAAGCAGAAAGCATTGTTTTTACTAATGTGTATTTCTTTGTTATTTTCCTAAAGTTGAACGAAGGAGAAGATTTAATATTAACGATCGCATTAAAGAATTAGGCACGTTGATACCAAAATCAAATGACCCGTAAGTATGGGACTGTCTCTTCAGTAATGATGATatgtgtgaatttttgtttaaatgtcttAAGAGTGCCTTTGTGCTCAGTGGCTTACTGTACTTTGGGAGCACATTAAGCTAAACCACCCAAGGGGACTCTGGGCCCCCAGTAAGAGAGTCCACATAGACGGTTAGCGTGGAGTAACTAGTGTGCTTGAAATTCACACCCCCGTTCATTGTGCACTAATTTCCCTGTATAGACAAACCCCTGTAAGGCCACACCACTGAGTCTCTTCACAGCAACTGAAATCTTTAAAGATTTTGACTAATTTTTGTTTGATCCTCCTGGAAAATTGTGTAGATGGTATATCTTAATGAACCATATCAGGCAATGAGTTCGCCTTTGCAGAAGCACTAGTCTGGCCTGCAGGAACTTGGCAGCAGTTGTGTCAGTGAGCACCCAGTGTACTGCCCCACCCTttcaaaaaacaggaaaaaaatgttgcTTTGTTCCGGTTCTCCACATCACTGACTACGAACTTGCCATAAGCATGCCCAGGCTTACACATCCATGCAGAAGTAGCTTTATTAAGTAATTTACTGTAGTTAATTTATCATAACTAGGATACAAATATATAAAGGTTATGAAACCTTCATGTTCCAGGACGAAAGCCCATCATGAAAGGGCTGAATccgtgtccactgaagtcagtggagtattACCATTGATTCAGTGGATGTCAGATCACGTGCTTCCCACTAACAGCCTGGGGTAGGAGGAAACTTTCCTCCTGGCATGTTGACACATAACTGTTCCCTGTGGAGGTTTTAGATCCTCTTCCTCTGATACTGGCTACTATGGGATAAGATACTGGACCAAGTGGACCATTGTTTTGATTGGTATGGCAATTCAAATAGAAAATAATAATGCTCCCAAGCGGATAGTCctctcaagtttaaaaaaaaaaaaaaaaaatggaatccaGGCTGGTACTTACCTCCTGTTCTAGTACATGAATTGGGAGTTCCTGGTCCCTGATGCAGAACCCAGAACAGGATTCCTGCTGGCTACTGAGCTGAGCCAGATGCTATCCATGTTCCAGTAGACCTAAATCTTATCTTGACATGCTGATTCTCCACCATCCACAAAAGGGCAAACCCACATAAGTACCGTCATGATGGGCTTGGACAGGGGGGTTAAAATATCTTCACATTCCAGTACAATGCCTTCAAGCAATCCATGTATCCTAACCCTCTTGCGAGGACCAGGCACCAGAGGCATTAATTAGGCCTTTTCTACATGGGGGAAAACTGACTGCCATGGTGGTTCTGCAAAAACTCCTCCATGTGGACACTACTCccaaataaaagtgattttattccagaataattactccACTTCAGAAGAATAGCAGTCCCAGATTAGAAGCATCTATTCTGGAcgtgtgtccacacagggagctattctggaatagctatcgTAGAATAGCTTTTTCAGCAGTAACTATGCCGGTCAATTTCTCCATGTAAAGAATCCCTTATACAGTGTCtcttgcaatttttaaaagagtATTGTGAGGTACACCCCTTACAGAAACTACTTAATTGTGAACACTGCCAGTGTATTCCCCTAGATCGAAGCCCTGTTCAGCAAATGAATGTGAACCTGAAGAGTAGGCACTTGCCTCAATTCCTGGTCAACCCATTTAGAAAGAGAGATCCTTGAGGTGGCTGCCATTCCTGAAATAGGCTTGTCCTTGCGTTGAAATCGCTGTACATAAAGCAAAGATCTGACCCTATGGACTCATTAATGATCCCGGTGAAGGTGTTAATCCTGGTGTCTTGACCAAACTCCAGTTGGGGTGATGGAAGTGAGCAGGTACTTTATCCAAGGAGTGCAGGATTTGGGTCATTTGTATTTTGAAATCTCTTCTGCTCTCCACTCGCAACAAAGCTTTATCAGTATATGCTAGTATCAAAACTGGAAAGTTATTGTTCCCTCCAGAGGAAAATTGATGGAGTAACTTGATCAACCCATATCTCTTGAGACGATGACCTATGTCCATTTTACATTACCACAGAAAGTCACTATACACAACGATTCTTGATTCTTCATGAATGATCACCGAGAAAGAATTGGTCGGTTCACAGTTCACTCTGTTCCCATTCTTGATACAGAGATGGGATAATCTAGAGAGAGCTCATTTGTTTTTGCTATCCTGAAGACTGAAAATAATGTTCTATATTTCTCTCTTCATAAGTGTCTTGGTGCCATGGAGTAAGTAAATAAAGCAGGGCATTAGCTACGTAAGCATTTATCAAGTGATTCAACATATTACTTGAGACCAAGTGATTGCAATATTAATCAGAAGAGCAAAGATCAGTATGCTGAAGTTCGTAAAGGATGCGCACACAAAGCtgaatagttttaaaatatacttgTCTGTCTctttaacagtttaaaaaaaaaaataaagtaaaaacgtTCCCTCCCAGCACTACGACTTGGTCTTTGTCCCGCACGTTACATAACGtgtctcttcctctttccctacTAAGGAATCCCTGGAAAATGCACCCTCAGTTGCATCATCATCAGTCATGTGTGAGATTGTGTGACAACATGTTAGATCTGAGCCTTGCTACTGTGTATACGTTTTAATTGTGTGATCGCGTGATAAGACCCTACTAGGAAAAACTGGGCCCTAATCAGTGCGACCAGATACTTCCCAATGAAACCTTTTAATTCTAGTGTCTTTCCAGCCAAGGTAGGATTCCACAGGGGAGGCTGTTTGTGTGTGCACTCTCACGAGCAAAGGAGTAGCAGGCACTCCTAGCTAACGCACGAATTCTgtgtgctggctggctggagggctCACCACACCCCCTAATCAGCAGATCACTTCCCTTTGGTCCAGTGTGGAGCAGGTCACCCTGGCCTGTGGCGGCGTGTAGCGTGCAGACGCTGCGCACCCACCTGGCAagggtataaacagcagtgtagatggtgtgGCTGAACTGAGTAAAGTAAAATGTCCTGCACTCCTGAACCCTCAAGGTTTATACCCAACATGGCTTTCTACACATCCGAGCAATGCTGCCCACATCCTTACTGCTATTTTTGATAGTGGAGTGTCCAGCTGCCTCATTGTTGCTGGAGCCTTTCCGCGCCACAATGAAAGGCTCTTGTAGTGGGGAAAGGGCCTGACAGccgggaggcagcagggaaaggctctggccagAGGGAAGGCTctgccctgccagagcctttccctgctttgCCTAGCTACCCCCTGCAGTGACAAGTGTGGACGCAGCCTGCCTTTCCCCGCTGATAGCAATGACATGTGTAAGGCCTGTACTTTACACGGTGCTGTAAATGTAGACTTAGCCTCTGAGTGGGTGTTTTAGTGGCTCAAGAGGGTCTAGGAATCTTGCATAGGAGGGTGTCCAAGGCTCCCATGCTCTTTTCTCTCAGTCAGTAACACGTCTTTGCAGTTCAGGGCTAGAGTTGGCCATTAGCGAATGGGAGTTTAACTATGTTGTTCAAAGATCAAAGCTGAAATCCAGCATTGCTCATTCAGAGGTGGGGTATGATGGGAGGTAGTCAAGCAGCCTCTCAGATGTCACTGAAAGCCAAGTGAGTCCTCTCATCTTTAGCTATTCTGTCCCTTGGCACTAGTGCACTAGAATGAGATCTATGTGAAACTTGAATCCTTGAATACTGTAATTTACCATCCCTGCAGTTTCATTCCCATGAGAAAGCAATGGTGAGCATGTGTCCTCTTCAGTAATTACGTGAATCCAAATCCCGTACGGTAGACTGCCTGCTAATGAGTTGCCCTCTGGCTCCCCCTAGTGTATTACACGCAGCTCTTTTCAAAGTCGATACTTTGTAATACTATAATTCTGTCAGATGTGGTGTAACTTGTGCTGTTAAACATCACTGCAGCTCTGCTCTACGTTTTGGCAGGGGAATTAGTTATCAGTGAGCTTGGGTAagaggttgattttttttccaacacTACTTTTATAGGGACATGCGTTGGAATAAGGGCACTATTTTAAAAGCGTCGGTGGACTATATCCGCAAACTGCAGAGAGAACAACAACGCACAAAAGAACTTGAGAACAGGCAGAAGAAATTAGAACATGCCAACAGACATCTATTGCTCAGAATACAGGTTTGCTGATAAATACATTATGaatgcatttaacagttgtatgTATGTATATCATTCACATCTATTTGCTACAAGGAAATGCCAGCTTACTATGTAACTTAGAGGGAGCCATATTGCTGGTCCTGCAATATCTATGATTAATGCTGAGTTGAACTTGTAGAGTTCTTGGTCCTCCCTTTACCAGAGGAGACAAGCTATGTTATAGGAGGAACTTTAAAAAGTTAGACGCTTCTGGATAGCAGATAATTCTCTAGCCTTTTTGTAAAACATTTGTAGTTTAGTGTGTCTCTGCTCTCACCACACAACTTGAAGCACTGCAAACTACACTGGGCATTATTAGGTTGTAGATAAGATGAGGAGTCcagtcctgctctcattgaaggcAGAGAAATatttgccattgactccagtaaGAGCAGGATGAGCCCAAGGTTCCATATTCTATATGGAGCAGTTGTCAATATGGTCAAGTTAGTTCAAATGCCTTTTGACTGAAAACTACTAATGGTTTTCCTCTCACATGACACTGCTTCCTAAACAGAGCAGTCGAGTGGAATGATGTTCTACAAATTCACATGGAGCACCACCGCTAGGCACAGGTTGTCCCAGAGATCTGCAGATAGCAGGAATCCTCCATGTAAGGTTGTCTCCCTGTCCTCTGCAAGGGAGAAGGGAATGATGCTACATTAACAGCCTCCTCCCTGGTAGTCTGCAGGAGCCTCTCAGCCGCTGCTCTGCACAGAGTGAGTTTAGTGGGGCTTGGAGGCAAAGGGGGGAACAGGATACCAGCCTTGttctgcagcaccatcctttgAAAGCCACCAGGCTGGCAGCTCTACTTCCCTGCTTTGTGCGTCCCCTTTGTGTCTAGTacggagctgctgcagggagagcccGCCAATGGGTGCAtgtctagtaaaaaaaaaaaaaaaatacattgaacAGTAAATTAAACAATGCTCTGATGAAAGCCAGGGGGATTTTCACCAGAGGAAGGAATATACTGTGGTGATGGTGTCTTTTTTTGGTCCAGGAgagcacctcagtttcccctatgaatAGCAGGACTACCACACTTTATTTTGGTGGCTCTATTTATGGTAGTTACAGATTTAAATAATACAAAAAGATGTGGTGTAACTGTCGTCATGGCTCTGATCTGTAAGGCTTTGCTGTGGTTGCTATCAGCACTGCTGATCTGGATATCCATTGAGAACTTAAGTTGCTGGTGTGCTTGAAGACATCTTGATCATATTGCCTGTGAAATTTGTTTTTGGCAATGAGATGGTTCTCCAGGAAAAGTCTGGCAGTGGTCTGCCACCATTGACTCTCTGCAGACTTTTAATTGAGCGAATGGTATTTAAGTAGTGATCTCGGGTGGAGGAAGTTCGGGAGGGGGGTATGATAGCTATATCAAGTCCAATTCTTGCAGCAGTTGTTGCTCTCGTAGTGAGATGGGAGTTGCTGAGAGGGTGATGCGGTTTATAAGTGTCCATCGGAAATTGTACATCAAAGATGTATCAACAGCATTACACTTCATCTTTGCTTTCAGCTTTTATTTGTGTCTGTTGCCTTCTTTACAGGAACTTGAGATGCAGGCTCGAGCACATGGACTTTCTCTTGTCCCATCTACAGGCCTTTGCTCACCAGATGTGGTAAACCGGGTCATCAAGCAAGAACCTGTCATTGACAACTGCAACCAAGATGTattgcagcaccactcagattTATCTTGCACGACTACCCTTGATCTTACTGATGGTACCATAACTTTCAACGATAACCTAGGATCCTACAGTGTCCCCACAAAAGTGGGATCCAAACTGGAAGATATTTTGATGGACGATACTCTCTCCCCTGTAGGAGTTACTGACCCACTCCTTTCCTCAGTGTCTCCTGGAGCTTCAAAAACAAGTAGCAGAAGAAGCAGCATGAGCATGGAAGATACTGATCATGCTTGTTAGCAGATAATTGGCATGGCCTCTCATAAACTGCTTCATTTCTTAATCAGTAGattaaataatttacatttttagggttttttttgattttcttttaatattaatcTACTTTCGCTTCATCAATAGCccagtatatatattatatatatttttgaattttGTGAAAAGACTTGTATATTCTATTTTAAAAGTACCAATGCCTCCAAAATATTGTACAACACATGTACAGTATTTGTGAACTGGATTCGCCAAGAACTTTGAACTGGTCAAATCTACTCAAAGCAATAGAATTACAAATCAAAACAGTCTGTTTCTATTCAGGGGAAACTTACAAGTTATTTACTTGGAAACTAAAtgtaaagcttaaaaaaaaaaaaaaaaagagagagaatgtgaaGAAACCAAAAATATCCACTTTGTAACCATGTTGTGTTGATTTAATAGTGCTGCCTTAAAGATACAGTATCCTTCAAACTTAGTTTAGTCTTTATCAcaagatatttaaaataaatcactattctactttaataataataaaactagcATTAACACATACTGATTGTTGATTCCAATATGAAATGTTCCTGATGATGATGCTAGAAATGAAGGAGAGAGTGTAGGGAAGCATGAATCTGTCTCAGTTTCTTGGAGTGTTGTTGTTTCCTACTCTCAACTGAAAGGGTTTCCCTTCTGCTCCTACTTCAAGCTTTTCTTTAAAGGCTTTTATTTTGCAAAGGAGACCTAGAATTGTTTATCAACAATAAAACAGAGGAGCACTGTAAGATGGTATACATTTTCAGACAAAATTCAATACATTTTATCAACTGGGCACATTTTGTTGTATATTTCTAActggccttttatttttattttttttttgtgttgTACAGGTTTTTCATTTGCATGGATTCTTTAGTTATcctcatgtttttgttttgtttttaaatatagttgTATTTCATTTATAAGAATATGCCTCTTAATATTACAACAATTTTTTGACATGTTTAAAACTCACTGGAGGTTTTCTGCATTCTTTGTAAACACTTGAAAGAAAGCTTTTATGCAGGATCCTGT from Eretmochelys imbricata isolate rEreImb1 chromosome 7, rEreImb1.hap1, whole genome shotgun sequence encodes:
- the MITF gene encoding microphthalmia-associated transcription factor isoform X1, encoding MQAESGIVADFEVGEEFHEEPKTYYELKSQPLKSSSSEHPGASKPPLSSSSMTSRILLRQQLMREQMQEQERREQQQKQQAAQFMQQRVPLSQTPAINVSIPCNLPPPTQVPMEVLKVQTHLENPTKYHIQQAQRQQVKQYLSTTLANKHPNQALSLPCPNQPGDHVMPPGTGSSAPNSPMAMLTLNSNCEKEGFYKFEEQSRVENECPALNTHTRASCMQMDDVIDDIISLESSYNEEILGLMDPALQMANTLPVSGNLIDLYGNQGMPPSGLNISNSCPANLPNIKRELTACIFPTESEARALAKERQKKDNHNLIERRRRFNINDRIKELGTLIPKSNDPDMRWNKGTILKASVDYIRKLQREQQRTKELENRQKKLEHANRHLLLRIQELEMQARAHGLSLVPSTGLCSPDVVNRVIKQEPVIDNCNQDVLQHHSDLSCTTTLDLTDGTITFNDNLGSYSVPTKVGSKLEDILMDDTLSPVGVTDPLLSSVSPGASKTSSRRSSMSMEDTDHAC